A part of Candidatus Electrothrix aestuarii genomic DNA contains:
- a CDS encoding class I SAM-dependent methyltransferase, protein MGQQNIKELYKKTFNTVAEGYDNPAMHFFPESAQRIASYLNLKGNEHVLDVATGTGCAALALAHDLPDGQVTGLDFSTGMLAQAMEKQEQAELDNIFFVEMDMQAIDYPDQHFDAAVSAFSIFFVDDMERQLAHIADKVKAGGRVITTTFYDTAFTPLVGLFLRRLQQYGIEPPSLAWKRVATEEQCLALFQAAGLQDSQCHRVECGYHLQDASEWWCLIWNGGFRGLVNQLAPDDMDRFQEEHLAEVQALASEQGIWLEMNVLYTVGKRTV, encoded by the coding sequence ATGGGGCAGCAGAACATCAAAGAGTTGTACAAGAAGACCTTTAATACGGTTGCTGAGGGGTATGATAACCCGGCAATGCACTTTTTTCCCGAAAGCGCACAACGGATTGCCTCCTATCTGAACCTCAAAGGCAATGAGCATGTACTGGATGTGGCCACCGGGACTGGTTGTGCCGCACTCGCCTTAGCGCATGACCTACCTGATGGCCAGGTTACCGGTCTTGATTTCTCCACCGGCATGTTGGCGCAGGCAATGGAGAAGCAGGAGCAGGCCGAGCTCGACAATATCTTCTTTGTTGAGATGGATATGCAGGCAATTGACTATCCTGATCAACATTTCGATGCTGCCGTAAGTGCATTCAGTATCTTCTTTGTTGATGATATGGAAAGGCAATTAGCCCATATCGCTGACAAGGTGAAGGCCGGTGGACGGGTTATCACAACTACCTTTTACGACACCGCCTTTACCCCGCTTGTCGGTCTTTTTCTCCGGCGTCTCCAGCAATACGGGATTGAACCGCCTTCCCTGGCCTGGAAAAGAGTAGCGACTGAGGAACAATGCCTTGCCCTTTTTCAGGCAGCTGGGCTCCAGGATAGCCAATGTCATCGTGTGGAATGCGGGTATCATCTCCAGGATGCCTCTGAGTGGTGGTGCCTGATCTGGAACGGTGGTTTTAGGGGCCTGGTGAATCAACTTGCTCCAGATGATATGGATCGTTTTCAGGAAGAGCATTTGGCAGAGGTACAGGCCCTTGCCTCAGAGCAGGGAATCTGGCTTGAGATGAACGTGCTGTATACCGTCGGCAAGAGAACCGTATAA
- the metG gene encoding methionine--tRNA ligase translates to MTTYITTPIYYVNAMPHIGHAYTTIVADTYARFRRLCGDEVRFQTGTDEHGEKIVQAAEKEGVSPRDYVDRISASFHDTWPDLDIAPDNFIRTTDADHIKLVQDILQKVYDEGDIYFSEYSGHYCKGCERFLTEKELVDGKCPDHLTVPEEISEQNYFFRMSKYQDWLIEHVESNPEYITPERYRNEVLSFLREPLEDLCISRPCSRLTWGIPLPFDENFVTYVWFDALINYLTGIGYPDGSCFDYWAAAEHVIAKDILKPHAIYWPTMIRAMGLPPYRRLHVHGYWNVDETKMSKSLGNVIRPGELVEEYGVDTVRYFLLREMSFGRDSSFSTEALEARRNSDLANDVGNLFSRALTMLVKYANSTVPELDKETVTEEDRVLVDALEKMVADYSAAMNSFEFHKALQSIWEVIGMLNRFIVTNAPWELAKDSDQAGRLNTVLYFLADSLRLLAVVLRPIMPTAAKKMAAALGLEKELATAQLENEGCWGKMQAGTTLNQGEALFPRLAKKKKPQQPQAQQQSKKGKAKKKEAEPEIDMEGLITFEQFGEVELRVAEIITAEKVKKANKLLKLTVKAPEERTLVAGIAKFYAPEELVGKKVIIVANLKPAKLMGITSQGMVLAAKEVDADGNEHLVLSTVAGDIAPGSRVA, encoded by the coding sequence ATGACCACCTATATAACCACCCCCATTTACTATGTAAACGCCATGCCCCACATCGGGCATGCCTACACCACCATCGTTGCCGATACCTATGCCCGTTTTCGTCGTCTCTGTGGCGATGAGGTTCGCTTCCAGACCGGTACGGATGAGCACGGCGAAAAAATCGTCCAGGCTGCTGAAAAGGAGGGTGTCAGTCCCCGAGACTACGTTGACCGTATTTCAGCTTCCTTTCATGACACCTGGCCAGACCTGGATATTGCCCCGGATAATTTCATCCGCACCACGGATGCCGATCATATCAAGCTGGTACAGGATATCCTGCAAAAGGTCTACGATGAAGGAGATATCTATTTCTCCGAGTACTCAGGTCATTACTGCAAGGGCTGTGAACGTTTCCTCACGGAAAAAGAACTGGTGGACGGTAAGTGCCCGGACCATCTCACCGTACCCGAGGAGATCTCTGAGCAGAACTACTTCTTCCGCATGTCCAAGTATCAGGACTGGCTGATTGAGCATGTTGAGAGCAATCCTGAATACATCACCCCGGAACGCTATCGCAACGAGGTGCTCTCCTTTCTCCGTGAGCCGCTGGAAGATCTCTGTATCTCACGGCCCTGTTCCCGCCTGACTTGGGGTATCCCTCTACCTTTTGATGAGAACTTTGTCACCTATGTCTGGTTTGATGCCCTGATCAATTACCTCACCGGGATCGGCTATCCAGACGGCTCTTGTTTTGATTACTGGGCTGCTGCCGAGCATGTGATTGCCAAGGATATCCTCAAGCCCCATGCCATTTATTGGCCCACGATGATCCGGGCAATGGGACTACCTCCGTATAGACGCCTGCATGTCCACGGTTACTGGAATGTGGATGAGACCAAGATGTCAAAATCCTTGGGCAATGTAATTCGTCCTGGCGAGCTGGTTGAGGAATACGGGGTGGACACTGTGCGCTACTTTTTGCTCCGGGAGATGAGTTTCGGGCGGGATTCTTCTTTTTCCACGGAAGCCTTGGAAGCTCGCCGTAATTCGGACCTGGCCAATGATGTAGGCAACCTGTTCTCACGCGCCCTGACCATGCTGGTCAAATATGCTAATTCGACTGTACCGGAGCTTGATAAGGAAACCGTGACCGAAGAAGATCGGGTCTTGGTGGATGCTTTGGAGAAGATGGTGGCTGATTACAGCGCAGCCATGAATAGCTTTGAGTTTCATAAAGCCTTGCAGTCCATCTGGGAAGTGATCGGGATGTTGAACCGCTTCATCGTTACCAATGCACCCTGGGAGCTGGCCAAGGACTCTGATCAGGCCGGGCGGCTGAACACCGTCCTGTATTTCCTGGCAGATAGTCTACGCCTGCTGGCCGTGGTGCTCCGTCCAATTATGCCCACGGCTGCGAAAAAGATGGCAGCAGCTCTGGGGCTGGAGAAAGAGCTGGCTACAGCACAACTGGAAAATGAAGGGTGCTGGGGCAAGATGCAGGCCGGGACGACCCTGAATCAGGGCGAGGCCTTGTTTCCCCGCTTGGCGAAAAAGAAAAAGCCACAACAACCTCAGGCCCAACAACAGAGCAAGAAAGGCAAGGCAAAGAAAAAAGAGGCTGAGCCGGAAATCGACATGGAAGGACTGATAACCTTTGAGCAATTCGGTGAGGTTGAATTGCGGGTGGCGGAGATCATCACCGCAGAGAAGGTCAAAAAGGCGAACAAGCTGCTCAAACTCACGGTCAAGGCCCCGGAGGAGCGGACTTTGGTAGCTGGTATTGCCAAATTTTACGCTCCAGAGGAACTGGTCGGGAAAAAGGTGATCATTGTTGCCAACCTGAAACCGGCCAAGTTGATGGGGATTACCTCTCAGGGTATGGTATTGGCGGCCAAGGAAGTCGATGCGGACGGTAATGAGCACTTGGTGCTCTCCACCGTGGCAGGCGATATTGCACCGGGTTCTCGGGTGGCGTAG
- the glyQ gene encoding glycine--tRNA ligase subunit alpha: MYFQDIIAALNSYWASAGCVVMQPYDMEVGAGTFHPATLLKALGPEPWKAAYVQPSRRPTDGRYGENPNRLQHYYQYQVVIKPSPDNVQEMYLESLKRFGLNLLEHDIRFVEDDWESPTLGAWGLGWEVWLDGMEITQFTYFQQAGSIDLKPITVEITYGLERIAMYLQEKESVYDIQWNKEVTYGDIFLQAEKEFSAFNFEEAKVDDLITSFDNYEREALKLVEKDLIRPAYDYCLKCSHTFNLLDARKAISVAERTRYIGRIRNIARQVAQHFVDQREAMGWPMLKEKVAEAA, from the coding sequence ATGTATTTTCAAGACATTATCGCCGCCCTGAATAGCTATTGGGCCTCTGCTGGTTGCGTTGTTATGCAGCCCTATGACATGGAAGTTGGTGCCGGAACCTTTCACCCGGCCACCCTGCTCAAGGCCCTTGGGCCGGAACCCTGGAAAGCCGCCTATGTGCAGCCCTCCCGCCGTCCCACCGACGGACGCTACGGCGAAAACCCCAACCGTCTCCAGCATTATTATCAATACCAGGTGGTGATTAAACCCTCTCCTGATAACGTCCAGGAGATGTACCTGGAAAGCCTTAAGCGCTTTGGTCTGAATCTGCTGGAGCACGATATCCGCTTTGTTGAGGATGACTGGGAATCACCCACCCTTGGTGCCTGGGGTCTGGGTTGGGAGGTCTGGCTTGATGGCATGGAGATCACCCAGTTCACCTATTTCCAGCAGGCCGGTTCCATTGACCTGAAACCCATTACTGTAGAGATCACCTATGGTCTGGAGCGCATTGCCATGTACCTCCAGGAAAAGGAATCTGTCTATGATATTCAGTGGAATAAAGAGGTCACCTACGGGGATATCTTCCTCCAGGCGGAAAAAGAATTCTCTGCCTTTAACTTTGAAGAGGCTAAGGTGGATGATCTGATCACCAGCTTTGATAATTATGAGCGAGAGGCCCTGAAGCTGGTGGAAAAAGACCTGATCCGCCCGGCCTATGATTACTGCCTCAAATGCTCTCATACCTTTAACCTACTGGATGCCCGTAAGGCCATCTCGGTGGCTGAGCGTACCCGCTATATTGGTCGGATTCGCAATATCGCCCGTCAGGTAGCCCAGCATTTTGTGGACCAGCGTGAGGCAATGGGTTGGCCTATGCTCAAAGAAAAGGTCGCTGAAGCAGCATAG